In the genome of Montipora foliosa isolate CH-2021 chromosome 3, ASM3666993v2, whole genome shotgun sequence, one region contains:
- the LOC137994264 gene encoding ATP-dependent DNA helicase RecQ-like, whose translation MASTIAGSESLLHKAIAFLSSKSSREIHLKKEQDIAIKSLLKEKDVLAVLPTGFGKSLVFQVFAVVRSLLSVESTSSNGSVLVVCPLKSIISDQIEEAKSFGLTALEIEHPGIFENLPRLPDILFTLAETVCADGFRDVMKKRQDVHLVVVDESHTIETWAGARDKKGNVFRSAYGELAVIRSFCKRGTPYLALTGTADKSTQTAIIKSLGMVDPERIVMSPERKNVRITVIKCKKAEIFSKLNWLVEMMRMKGRNTPKTIIFCNMMSEMASVANYLLFKLGHDAYVSNPSDGSKECLIVIFHSMTWIERKDKFLASFKKADSVARIVVASTALSMGVNFPDVKYVVNWGPARTLLEYHQEAGRAGRDGNPAHSVIIYHGNQTAPCEVDVKNFVRTTKCYRVACLKPFVDDAKSLLPGHDCCSNCAVTCRCSSGCSVLPFNEQPANEEQQAYSQRKRCITKEQLVDLQEALLELKATFDSHCSLEVTGFSSDLIKQVVEGASTIFSVKDVLCFPVFSVKVANQIMEIFQDIFDDIEEMEDLSDVFIEDRVTDLDFHLSVSEEEENTSFEDGEEVEETW comes from the exons ATGGCGAGCACGATTGCGGGAAGTGAATCTCTTCTCCATAAAGCCATCGCATTTTTGTCTTCAAAATCTTCGAGAGAAATTCATCTTAAGAAAGAGCAAGACATAGCAATAAAGAGTCTTCTCAAGGAAAAGGATGTGTTAGCCGTGCTGCCTACAGGCTTTGGAAAAAGCCTTGTGTTTCAAGTTTTTGCCGTTGTCAGATCGTTACTCTCTGTCGAATCAACTTCATCAAATGGCAGTGTCCTTGTAGTTTGTCCTCTCAAGAGTATCATATCCGATCAAATTGAAGAGGCCAAATCGTTTGGATTGACAGCACTGGAAATCGAACACCCAGGGATCTTTGAAAACCTTCCTCGGTTACCGGACATACTGTTTACTTTAGCCGAAACTGTGTGCGCGGATGGTTTCCGAGATGTGATGAAAAAACGACAAGATGTCCATTTGGTTGTTGTGGATGAATCCCATACGATAGAAACGTGGGCAGGGGCGAG GGACAAAAAGGGAAACGTTTTTAGAAGTGCTTATGGAGAACTTGCAGTGATTCGATCGTTTTGTAAACGAG GAACACCTTACTTGGCCCTGACTGGTACTGCAGATAAGTCCACTCAGACCGCTATTATCAAATCGCTGGGAATGGTAGATCCTGAGAGGATTGTAATGAGcccagaaagaaaaaatgtgaGAATAACAGTAATCAAGTGCAAAAAAGCTGAGATATTTTCAAAACTGAACTGGCTTGTTGAAATGATGCGCATGAAAGGGAGAAATACACCGAAAACTATAATCTTTTGCAATATGATGAGTGAGATGGCTAGTGTTGCAAATTATCTCCTTTTCAAATTGGGGCACGATGCATATGTGTCAAACCCATCAGATGGATCAAAGGAATGCCTTATCGTTATATTCCATAGCATGACATGGATAGAAAGAAAGGATAAATTTCTTGCAAGTTTTAAGAAAGCAGATTCTGTGGCAAGGATTGTTGTGGCATCAACAGCACTTAGCATGGGGGTGAATTTCCCTGATGTCAAATATGTGGTCAATTGGGGACCTGCAAGGACTTTGCTGGAATACCACCAAGAGGCAGGAAGAGCTGGCCGTGATGGAAACCCAGCCCATAGTGTTATTATTTATCATGGAAATCAGACAGCACCTTGTGAAGTTGATGTTAAGAACTTTGTGCGAACCACTAAATGCTATCGTGTTGCTTGTCTTAAGCCCTTTGTAGATGATGCAAAGTCACTTTTACCTGGACATGATTGCTGTAGCAACTGTGCAGTGACATGCAGGTGCAGCAGTGGTTGCAGTGTACTTCCCTTTAATGAACAACCAGCAAATGAGGAACAGCAGGCATACTCTCAAAGAAAACGATGCATTACCAAGGAACAGCTTGTTGATCTGCAAGAGGCCTTGTTGGAATTGAAGGCAACATTTGATTCTCATTGTTCCCTAGAAGTCACTGGCTTCTCCAGTGATCTTATCAAACAAGTTGTAGAAGGAGCCAGTACAATATTTTCTGTTAAAGACGTATTGTGTTTTCCAGTATTTTCAGTGAAAGTTGCCAATCAAATTATGGAAATTTTTCAAGACATTTTTGATGATATTGAGGAGATGGAAGATCTTTCTGATGTGTTTATCGAAGACAGAGTTACCGATTTAGATTTCCATCTCAGTGTGTCTGAGGAAGAGGAAAACACTTCTTTTGAGGATGGTGAGGAAGTTGAAGAAACATGGTAA